Part of the Vigna angularis cultivar LongXiaoDou No.4 chromosome 1, ASM1680809v1, whole genome shotgun sequence genome, TCTTTACAGCTCCCCTCTTCAGTCAGATGTGGAACCTTTACAGATGACAAAACAATCTTATTGTCCTCAATTATCAAGGAAGATGATGGCTCAATAACGTCACCTGATGAAAGTTGTTCCGTATTAACCCCAGCATCAGATGCATCCATTTGATTACCGATCTCAGCTTCTGAACGATTTGGTTCCTGTAAAGTTAATGAATTTGTAAGGAACTCCAGCTGAAATGATACAAGACTAAAATTGAAGGGACAGTAACGACCAGTATACTAATAGTTGCCAAATGTCATACCTCACTAGCATCTTCACAATTCCCTCCAGTCATTGGTTCTGCACCAGCCAATGGGCTCCTGCATGAAATATCAGCTTTATCTTCCTCCATCAAAGAAGAAGGCAAATCTGTGCTTTTGGCCACCAGTTCTGGATCAACGCAGCCAACATCAGATGTATTCATCTCAACCTTCTCAGATTCAGAACATTCTGATTTATTTTGCAATAACGGATTTGCAATAGGTTCCTGCATAAACGAAGTTAGTAcataattagagaaaaaatttGAAACCAGATCTGCTAAATATGTACAAAACATACCATGATGTCATCCCTACAATTCTCAATCAGAGGATATCGTTCGCCTGGACCAAACGAACTGAAGAGAGGGCCCCTGTCAGATAACACATTAGCATTATCTCTCTCCATCTGCAAACAAGAAGGATCATTCTGGCTATTGGAAGAAAACCTTTCTGAATCATTCCGAGAAACCTCAGAAACATCCATTTGATCACTCATTCGAACTTCTTCACAGTCTCCTTTTACCAAAGACACTTGAGCCTCCGAAGAGTCGGTAACAATAATTGGGGAATCTGATGACGTTTTATTGATTTCCAGCACTGGATCTTCTGGCAAGAGACCAGATCCTTCGATGTCCTTTTCAGATACAGACCCCACAACTAATTTACAATCAGATAATAccccaatcttttcttcctctttcagTTGAGACAATGAAGGCTCCACAGCATCTGGGACAGTTATTAATTGATGAAACTTTGATTTACCAAGCAAGTCATTAGAGGAAACAGGTACCCTCAGAGACACTGACTGACCTTCAAGGCCATCAATATCAGGGGTAGAACTGAACCCTTCTTCCTTCCTCACCGAaggagatgaaactacacccaAGCTCTTCAACATACTATCTTCAGATCCAATCTGAGAATTACCAACAGCAGATATATCTTTATGGCCTAGTTCAGATTTAGAATCCTTCAATCCATCTGAAGGAGAAATGCTGATAGATAGGCTCCTCACAGTTGATCCTTCTATGTTTTCTTCCTTTGTCATTGGATGGGAGGacaaattcatattttcttGAAAAGCATCATGTTTTACAAGCACAGTCTGACTAATAGAAGAATTCATTAGACCATCAGcctccacttcatcaacttttacTTCCTCCTGGAATCCAGAGTTGTTGGCCACATCCTTCTCCATTGACTCTTCCAAAGGTTCTGAGCCCCTATTTTGCTCTTCAACCATGGTTGACTGGGACAGGACTACACCTTCGGATATAGTTCCCTCTACAAAACTGCCAACACCAGAATCACCTCTTAAATCATTCCCTACAGCTTCCAAACCAGAAGGCTGTGGCAACACTAACCTGTCAGATGTGTCTATTTCTACATGGCAAGCCTCAGAGGAAGTCTTCGGATTGTCAATGGGATTGGGTAATACTATATTTTCTTGGGAACCAGACTGAAGCTGTTCACATATGAAATTCACATCATCCTTTTTTTCTTCAGAGAGAATTTTTGCACAACTCTCAATCAATGGAGTATCATCCAAATCAGGTTCTAGAGCATTTGAATGTTTCTCAATTTTAACAGCCTTAGCACCCACAGGATCTTCCATTTCAGAAGCTGATTCTGAACACTGCTTCACAGGGGGTTCTAATGGCTTTTGAGAATCATGTTCAAATATAATCGGATTCTCAGGTTTCAGCAACTCTGAATCTGGAATTTTACACCCAACAATCCCATCATCAGAGGAGAGTTCAGCAGAAGCTTTTAAGGCAAACTCGGTTTCATTTTTAACTTCATTTTGTTTCGAAACAATAGAAACTATCACTGTACTTGGAAGAGGACCTGTTGCAGGACTAGATGAGGTCACTTGTGGTTGATCACCTAAATTTTCAGTCTTAACCAATAACCCAGAGCTGTCAGTATCCAATTTTTCAGTAGAAATTTGTTCTGTGTCATCCAGACGTTTGTTTGTGGATGAATGGCTCTGAGTACACATATCAGTCTGAGTAGATTCATGATTATTACTAGAAGTTTTGGGTTCCAATGGAGTTAGCGTGCATCCTGGGCCACCAATATCAAGTGCAGAAGGTCTTAAACACTCCTCAGAAACATCAGATTGGTCTCCAAGTTTATTATGATCAATTACCACAAGAGATCCAGCACTAGAAGATGAACATATCTGATGGCTACTCGAATCTATACTTAAATCACTGGTAGGAAGTTTCTCAGGATAACCACCAGTCTTTTCAACAGCACTGACAGTTGGATCAAGAGCTATTTTACACTCTGTGATTGAGTTTTCAACACAATGTTGAGTCTGTTCATCCTTTTCTTTAACATCTGATAGCAGGCTATGTTCTCCGGTAGTTGGCATATTTAAATTAGCTTTACCCTCCAAATTTGGCATACTGGATGCTGGTTCTGATTGTTTTTCAGGAACATTCACAACAGCATCCGAAGTTAGGCATGCTGCACCACTAGATGTTATATCACAACGTGCTTTATCCTCCAAAGTCTGGTGGTTATTGGAGCCACATACTGCAGCTTTAGTCATTACATGTCCAACAGTTGAATTCTTATCCTCACTCCCGGCAGAATCATGAGCTTTGGGCTTTGGTAAGCAAGTTCCAGAGAAAACTTCCTTCATTACCCTAGCAACATCATGCACAGAAATCTTATCTGCGGAGATAGGTGCACTATCAATCCTTGTAACTTTCATTTGCTTATTTTGGGTAGAATTGGTTGttctatcttttctttttgaCTCATGACTGACTACTCCACTGGGTAAAAGGATCTCAAAGGATTGGGTTTGACTGATATTGGCAGTGGCTTTACCTTGCAATGAATCCCCAGATGAATTCTGTGCATGATGACTTAACTTAGGATCCTGACCCGTAACTGCATCAGGAACAACAGGTAACACTGAAGCTGATTTTTTACCCCTTCGTCTTGGTGGCTCAGCTCTATTTTGAGTTTTCCGACCTTGCCTTCTGGAAGGGATGGATTCAATTGAGCCTGAAAGAGTACTTTCAGAGGCTGGAGTGGAAGGATTAATAGTGCTTAATGTACTGGGAACAATCTTTGGATTCACAGGATCTAAAGACTTATTGATGGCATCAGTATTAGTAGGAGTATCAACAACTGAAGGGATGATATTTGTAGTTTCAACGGTTGGAGTATGGGTTTTGCCACCCGAAATCTGATCTTTCGTTGCCTCAGCAACAGGCACTGTTGTGAGAAATGAAGTTTCAGTCCGTGAGTTATTGCAAACTTCATCAACCTTTGACGAGGTTATTTCAGAAGATTTAACAATCTTTACAGAAGCATCATGCACCTCAAGATTCTTAACCTTCTCAAGATCTTTCCCtgcaaaaaaaaatagtttatatcaAAGTtcttctctaaaataaatgaaaagacTTATAAGAACTTCAATACTACAGTGCCAAATTTCACCTGGAAATTTGGTCATACTATCTTGACATGAAGGCGTGATCACTGTCTGTTTAGCTGAGTCATCTGATCCTTCCAATGATTTTAAATCCTGATCACCTAGGTTCTGTGATGCTTGATCCTGGACAACACATTTTGATTCTGGAACATTGTTCACTTGCAAGCTCTTTAATTCAGTGGCTTTTTCAACTACAGCACTTCCTGATGATACAGGTAAATTTGCAGTTTGATCTGAATCCTCATGTAAAACATCTGGAACTGGAGCCAACATTGGTGCCTGCTTCTTCCCCCTACGACGTGAAACTCCAGTTTGCGACTTCTGATTTTGTCCTTTACTTGGCATCTGTTCAGATGGATGAGTGGTTATCGTATGAACCAATGTTGTATTAGAGGGTGAGGGATGGGGTGCCTGAGAATTCAAAACAGTCCCAGCACCCAGACCACTGTTCGAAGAAGCAGAAGATGGATAGGCTACTGCAGCCAAACTGGGAACAACTTCACCCTGGGAGATAGCTTGACCAGAAGGACTCACCAATTTATTATCCAATTTCTCATTCACCTTTACATCAGGACCAACAGAACCACCCGGGACAGGAGGAGGAACCATGACCTGCTTCTTTCCTCTACGTCTAATCCCTTCACTACCATGATTTTTCCGCCCTGGTCCTCTTGCTTGAATAGATACAGAAACAGGAACAGCAGCTACCTGAGAATTTGGTGGAATAGTGGGCACAGGAATGGCAGGACGTGCATTAGGAGAAACTCCTGTATCAGACTGCTGCACGGATGCATTCACACTTGTAACTTCAGAAGAATGAGAAACAGAATCAGCAGCTGATGATGCCAAGTGTCCAGACCCAGATCCCTTTTGCAACTGTGTGTCTACTTCAACAGTTCCAGAAGTTACTGGAGGGCCCATCACAGCTGGGGACTTATCAGATGTTATTCTTTTTGGTCGTCCACGACCACGTTTGGCTGGGGGAGTTATCTCTTTAGCTTGCTGTACAGGCAAACTCTCCACAGATGGCAATGTTGGGGCCACTGGAGACACGGCCACCTCAGGTTCGGGGTTGGAAGTAGATACAATAGAGCTGGAAGTATTTGTCGGATAACTCATTTCTGCCACTTCTTTTACTTTGGGTGAATCTGGAGCTTCAACTTGACACATCTTTTCAAACTCTTCCTCTGTCCATTGCTCTTCATAGGAACGTACCTGCACAATGTTCACATCAATTAGGAATTGCTTAGTACATCATCTAACACAAGGTAATAAACGAGTATgattcttttgcttttcacacaTCACATGTCAAGTTATGTTCATCAAAATTACACAAGTTTAAGCCTATATAAAACTCACTATGAAGGTATCTTGAACGCAAAAtctaaatgaataaaatttatagacAAACCTCTCTTGCACGCTTTCCCCTGCCATATTGTTGAGTATCAAGGCCTCCAAGATATCCACCCTTTCGCTTTACTCCACTAGATTCTACCACAACCTTAGGGACGTCAGATATCTTCATTGCTTCATAGAACTGTTTCAGATCCTCATCAGTGACCAGACGAGTAGGAGGTGGAGGAATAAGATCAGATCCATCAGCTGTCTGTCCATGCACCAATTTCTTCCATGTAGCCTGAACATTATTTTAGGAGCACCAATGAGATTCTTCGTTTCACAATATCAGTTAAAAAACTATATGTCTGATGAAAAACCTATGCAAATACACAATACAATACCAGCTCATCTTCCTTCCTTTTTTTGTCAACAGCCTCAAATATATCTAACTCTGTTTCGctgcaaaacaaaaacaaaatatgcatgaattctcttttcttcttctctcttctaacaCAACTTGGGTAGAAAGAATAGCCAAAAGTGGGAAAACTAAATTATAAGgtagttataatattatttttaatgcaattagaatgaagaaagaaaacattTGCCATACTTAAAGATCTTATCAATAATCAAAGGTTTTAATAGCACCATGTACAAAGTATGACGATAATCTGAGATTTGAATCAGCATAGCAGAGGGTATAATGCTGTAATGGCACTAATACATCAGGAACCAcattatgtaattaattaaatggagaatataaaaatactacTACACCCACCAAGCTGTCATTCTCAAAAATTGACAAATTAAATATGCATAAAAGACAGGAAATTAAACAACTCAATCATCTTAAAGCACGGATAATAGGCTGTAGTTAACAAACAGGTGGTGAGAAAAGGATTCAAAAGAGAACCTGCGGGCTAAGACATCATTCAGAGCATCATCATCCAAAACAGGTGCAGCTTCTTCTTTCTTACACTCACGCAGGAGCGCTTCTAAGTATTCTCTTCGATCTTCAGCACTGCAATTAATGACAGACAACAGAACTTCAGAACTGACTCAGAAATGTAATCAGATAAAAGTGAAACATGACAGCATCGACAACCTTGTATTATTATCAAAAAAACCAGCAGTAATGCTCTGATTAGCAACACCAAGTTTGTGCTCAGCTGAAGCTCTGACTTGTTCTTCAACAGTTTGAACCTTATTAAATTGCAAGCAGAAGAAGCAACTTCAGCATATATGAAAACAATATAACTAAATTTTCAGTCACGCTATAGAATTAACAAGTAAAAAGCTACCATCAATCTGAACCATTAAGCAGGCAAGGTAGATACCGGAAAAagtcaaaaattttaaaagccCCAAAAAAAGTATAAAGGGATAAAATATCAATACAATGACAACAAAATATGTAATTCACTATGGTTTCAAAGAATagtaatacaaatattttactaaaaaaaagaaactgtAATTAAAAGCTAAAAATCATTAATGCATAAAGCAGTACAAATTAAACTGCGTTTGCCTCACGTACTCACCACAGGCTATACATGTATTAAAAACTATTCCCCAGGGAAAATATAACTCAAATCATGTATTACTTAAACAATTTGATATATGACCGTTTCAAAGGGAAAAACACTAACAGTTTCAAACCGAAGAACAAGAACATCCCTCTTTTGACCAATTCGATGAGCCCTGGCTTGGGCTTGAAGATCAACCTGAAAATAAATCAACAAATGTCACAAATTATTCACAAAAGCATacaatttatttagaaaatcaTATGAAAGAAATTTCGTTGCCTGGGGATTCCAGTCAGTGTCAAATAAGATCACTGTGTCAGCAGCTTGAAGATTCACTCCAACACCACCAGCTCGAATGCTTTTTTAGACAATAGATGAATGTCAgcaatataaaagataatacaAGTTAATGGTTTATCATGTATACAACATGAATTAGCTCTGATTTGATAGGTCCTTTTAGATTACATTTAAACAACATGAAGCAATATGGGGAAAgaattgttaaacaagtttcaAAACAAACTCCCTCCAAAAAATTACaggaaaaaataattacaacGTTTACCCAATTTAGCACAAGTTTTCAATCATAGGAAGACAAATGATAACTTCCAAGTTACAGCAGTGAAATATCTACAAGAAATATCTGCAAGCACAATCAAAATAAACCATATTTGGGCTTAGAACCTAGCTAAGTCCCAAAAACCCTTGATATGCTCTAGTTTAAAACATTAATAGGCAATGAAGAACTAAACACAATGTTTTAAATACTGGATGGCAGCGCATAGCAGCCAACCAAAAAAATGCTAGTGCAGGACAGCGTGATGACTGctattttgaatttattctaTAACATATACGTATATCTATACCATTCAACTgcttattaatattatttttatatatattttgttattctaATTCATATTATTGCATTAATTCTGTATAgtcattacatttttttacatatacttattattatatgttgCAATTCTCTCTATTACTAGACTGCTTTGGTCCAATGGGGACTCGGGCCCAACATCCTCCCTTATTTTATAGACCAAAAAAAACTAGCAAATTTCTCGCATCACCCATCCAGCAGTCACCTCCTCACAGACCCAAACCATCTCTTCTCTAGAAAACTTTTTGCAACCCAGACAAGGCTAAGCAACTGCAGAATGGTCACATACCACCAAAGATGACCACCAGCACACCACCAGAGGTGGCCAGAAGAGATGTGTAAGATAGAAGTGTCAAAGGAGGACAGGCtacaaattttcagaaaaataaaaagaaaaacagcgTATTACCACTTTCAGGCCACTACAGAGGCCTTGCTGCGGCCAGGGACCACTCCACTCCGCCACAGCACTATTCTCAACCTGACTAAACACTACCCCCTAAAGGCTGGAACTAAGGCAGGCCTCCAAAGAGACCACTATTAAAACAGGGCAAGGGTGACCACTATTAGGACAGCATTCCAACAATAAACACAATTCTTGAAAATACTCAAAATTCGGTTTTACCTACCTAGACTAAACGTATGGAACTAGATCTCTTCTTTGTCAGAGAAAAGGCTCTAGCCAAGCAGGTTGTGGTGGAGCATATTCCTGAATGAACTGATATATAGCTCTTTTTGAGAAAATAACAGCAACAACAGTTTAGGTACCAATTGATAAGCACTAACCCACTGGGGGAACTCATCcttcaaaattaattgttaagtTGGCAGAACTAAGCACCTAAATACTCTGCTGAGCATTTCATTCTACTTGATGTGCAAGTTAGGCACTCCATAATACACAAATCcatatcatgaaaaaaaaaacagaaccatgatatgaaaatagaaaaaaaaattctacatcGTGAAAACCTGGAAATAAACATTGTATTCAGAAAATGAAAACAGGAAATCATGACAAATAGAAAAATTTTTCTCAAACCAAAGAgcctaaaatttaataataaaatatagattaagATTTGAACAAAAGTCCATATATATAGATGTCAATAGTAGGCAGTCAACTAAATATCTTGGAAACCACCCTCCCCCAACCCTAAAAGAATCGTTTTCCcccaattcaatttttttaatttagtgcTGTAGTAGACATTTAAGTTACCTgagcaagaaaataaaatatggagAATCAGGTTGGTTAAATAGTTCAATCAGAGCACCACGATCACCTCCTGAGGTATGTCCATCCAACCGAAGGTACCGATACTGCTTCAAGGTTAGGTACTCCTCCATAACATCCAGCAGCCTAGTCattgttgaaaagaaaagaacctGAAAAGGCATAGACAGTATGAAGATATAATAAGACGATAAAAGCTAAATTTCCAAAACAAAACGTTAATAATAAGGTACCCATTACAACAAGTTTACTTTCATAGATTTGGCAAAGGGAGAATGAACTGTTTAAACACATTCCAAATTAAAAGCAGCTAGTAGATCTTGA contains:
- the LOC108332995 gene encoding chromatin structure-remodeling complex protein SYD isoform X1, which gives rise to MASSQNVELEAAKFLHKLIQDSKDEPAKLATKLYVILQHMKSSGKEHSMPYQVISRAMETVINQHGLDIEALKSSRLPLTGGPQIGSSSQPVNVTKDSRVGLVENEVSKMDPYASGRPPVAPSGGAPDYYQGSVAQRSGQSFDQGSPSSLDSRSANSQSQDKRDTANWDKQSNQKDGKKATTKRKRGDTSSPVELHVDSPQLDPRNTGVSARKGKMTKAELSDGLPVKSGELTNFNMAPNSGQMENVSTLPGSMRTMLRANQEGHHSLAKQTDLTKIGNPMVRAPNSKYAEDSEVSSALIASGKQQGAYAKVHGGMGFPAGASSMAEAFSNSMQYGGAVERDGGSSTSLAEGHKISQVGRQNSGSEMTMLRQGVPPRDTGKSTVPVMPFKEQQLKQLRAQCLVFLAFRNGLAPKKLHLEIALGTAFSREDGSRKDLIDHKGKSQSLNESNNASGVMMPFGGPSNVRQSDKNPSGSSSAGKIVEADSLPKGTESPRTMEDKGNLHVTKRDVERRIQERMTTQASSVTSCQQQDSSCTRGAVVGNHLDDVDTSNMPVGRPNQSSVVGPNSWAGFAGANEASKGPPQISTIQHELPIERRENIPSQFQNVVNNCGSRNHSLSSFSLKEQWKSVPGTESDPHGATMMKDGNVMIKHVSPDGFKTVPVDNASKHGISFATEQDGNERLVSGDLSPSPKYTMSERWIMDQQRKRLLVEQKWVQKQQKTKQRMATSFHKLKENVSSSEDISAKTKSVIELKKLQLLELQRRLRSDFLNDFFKPITTEMDHLKSIKKHRHGRRVKPERFEQKMKEERQKRIRERQKEFFSEIEVHKEKLDDVFKIKRERWKGFNRYVKEFHKRKERIHREKIDRIQREKINLLKINDVEGYLRMVQDAKSDRVKQLLKETEKYLQKLGSKLQEAKAAAGRFGQEVDDTGHVSFLENSETENEDESDQAKHYMESNEKYYKMAHSIKESIAEQPSSLQGGKLREYQMNGLRWLVSLYNNHLNGILADEMGLGKTVQVISLICYLMETKNDRGPFLVVVPSSVLPGWDSEINFWAPGVHKIVYAGPPEERRRLFKERIVHQKFNVLLTTYEYLMNKHDRPKLSKIHWHYIIIDEGHRIKNASCKLNADLKHYQSSHRLLLTGTPLQNNLEELWALLNFLLPNIFNSSEDFSQWFNKPFESAGDSSPDEALLSEEENLLIINRLHQVLRPFVLRRLKHKVENELPEKIERLIRCEASSYQKLLMKRVEENLGSIGSSKARSVHNSVMELRNICNHPYLSQLHAEEVDNFIPKHYLPPIIRLCGKLEMLDRLLPKLKAADHRVLFFSTMTRLLDVMEEYLTLKQYRYLRLDGHTSGGDRGALIELFNQPDSPYFIFLLSIRAGGVGVNLQAADTVILFDTDWNPQVDLQAQARAHRIGQKRDVLVLRFETVQTVEEQVRASAEHKLGVANQSITAGFFDNNTSAEDRREYLEALLRECKKEEAAPVLDDDALNDVLARSETELDIFEAVDKKRKEDELATWKKLVHGQTADGSDLIPPPPTRLVTDEDLKQFYEAMKISDVPKVVVESSGVKRKGGYLGGLDTQQYGRGKRAREVRSYEEQWTEEEFEKMCQVEAPDSPKVKEVAEMSYPTNTSSSIVSTSNPEPEVAVSPVAPTLPSVESLPVQQAKEITPPAKRGRGRPKRITSDKSPAVMGPPVTSGTVEVDTQLQKGSGSGHLASSAADSVSHSSEVTSVNASVQQSDTGVSPNARPAIPVPTIPPNSQVAAVPVSVSIQARGPGRKNHGSEGIRRRGKKQVMVPPPVPGGSVGPDVKVNEKLDNKLVSPSGQAISQGEVVPSLAAVAYPSSASSNSGLGAGTVLNSQAPHPSPSNTTLVHTITTHPSEQMPSKGQNQKSQTGVSRRRGKKQAPMLAPVPDVLHEDSDQTANLPVSSGSAVVEKATELKSLQVNNVPESKCVVQDQASQNLGDQDLKSLEGSDDSAKQTVITPSCQDSMTKFPGKDLEKVKNLEVHDASVKIVKSSEITSSKVDEVCNNSRTETSFLTTVPVAEATKDQISGGKTHTPTVETTNIIPSVVDTPTNTDAINKSLDPVNPKIVPSTLSTINPSTPASESTLSGSIESIPSRRQGRKTQNRAEPPRRRGKKSASVLPVVPDAVTGQDPKLSHHAQNSSGDSLQGKATANISQTQSFEILLPSGVVSHESKRKDRTTNSTQNKQMKVTRIDSAPISADKISVHDVARVMKEVFSGTCLPKPKAHDSAGSEDKNSTVGHVMTKAAVCGSNNHQTLEDKARCDITSSGAACLTSDAVVNVPEKQSEPASSMPNLEGKANLNMPTTGEHSLLSDVKEKDEQTQHCVENSITECKIALDPTVSAVEKTGGYPEKLPTSDLSIDSSSHQICSSSSAGSLVVIDHNKLGDQSDVSEECLRPSALDIGGPGCTLTPLEPKTSSNNHESTQTDMCTQSHSSTNKRLDDTEQISTEKLDTDSSGLLVKTENLGDQPQVTSSSPATGPLPSTVIVSIVSKQNEVKNETEFALKASAELSSDDGIVGCKIPDSELLKPENPIIFEHDSQKPLEPPVKQCSESASEMEDPVGAKAVKIEKHSNALEPDLDDTPLIESCAKILSEEKKDDVNFICEQLQSGSQENIVLPNPIDNPKTSSEACHVEIDTSDRLVLPQPSGLEAVGNDLRGDSGVGSFVEGTISEGVVLSQSTMVEEQNRGSEPLEESMEKDVANNSGFQEEVKVDEVEADGLMNSSISQTVLVKHDAFQENMNLSSHPMTKEENIEGSTVRSLSISISPSDGLKDSKSELGHKDISAVGNSQIGSEDSMLKSLGVVSSPSVRKEEGFSSTPDIDGLEGQSVSLRVPVSSNDLLGKSKFHQLITVPDAVEPSLSQLKEEEKIGVLSDCKLVVGSVSEKDIEGSGLLPEDPVLEINKTSSDSPIIVTDSSEAQVSLVKGDCEEVRMSDQMDVSEVSRNDSERFSSNSQNDPSCLQMERDNANVLSDRGPLFSSFGPGERYPLIENCRDDIMEPIANPLLQNKSECSESEKVEMNTSDVGCVDPELVAKSTDLPSSLMEEDKADISCRSPLAGAEPMTGGNCEDASEEPNRSEAEIGNQMDASDAGVNTEQLSSGDVIEPSSSLIIEDNKIVLSSVKVPHLTEEGSCKDSREGPSTNPVLLQELNNNSEAEICDQGSTQVGETPVDVVKASEVEREVKTLSDEGPQGIFETQVESRGVADSEVRTDSKSCATEIENVSEVPNSSVSVEQVDDLSNEGIVGSQSIMQVSEDSEAIAGVEIDVTPDCLDPSVSVEKVDGLSNEGIVGSQPRMQVSEDSEAIAGVEIDVTPDCLDPPVSVEKVDGLSNEGIVGSQPRMQVSEDSEAIAGDGIDVTPDCLDPSVTVEKVEGLSKEGLLCIQAKVKVSEDSEAVMGDGIDITPGCLAVPETVTIVEDSSICSSTVGSEHVDNLSEANIDTKESKAEVDTKESESGVCNQENQVVQEKASECREREKDLDGNTSAKLDPKESEAGDCNQDNEEKTMKDIEKSTPVAEGSS